A genomic segment from Glycine soja cultivar W05 chromosome 20, ASM419377v2, whole genome shotgun sequence encodes:
- the LOC114401954 gene encoding uncharacterized protein LOC114401954, with amino-acid sequence MHHSSGQHCAPTNYNCCFVFYCSVLYERCNVAVFSAATCIMDRSWMNASRISEQYEDGVEEFLQFAQSKGQPMWGKYFCPCVKCGNGRRQTVDDIRTHPICEGIIRSYTKWIWHGESPDTADMSQAGERNVEIGNPIEEMIRDLGQEGFQQAHTALYDTIEIDSKKPLYVGCTSFTKLSAVLALVNLKARFGWSDKSFSELLMLLKNILPADNILPKNHYEAKKILCPVKMQYEKIHACCNDYILYRDEFVELDCCPVCGVSRYKLKNEDSSVHLNAGNPHPAKVYWYLPIIARLKRLFANGEDAKNLTWHANSRKSDGLLRHPVNSPQWKAIDCLYPDFGAEPRNLRLGLATNGMNPYGNLRTNHSSWPILLFIYNLPPWLCMKQKYVMLSMMISGPRQSGKDIDVYLRPLIDGLWKLWEEGVHVWDTNLQQSFLLHAMVFCTINDFPAYGNLSGYSVKGHHACPICEQNTSFRQLKHGKKTVYTRHRRFLKPYHPYRRLKKAFDGSQEHEIAPNPLSGDEVYDQVKDVVNMFGKFQKKPSSNAYVWKKKSIFFDLPYWSDHHVRHCIDVMHVEKNVCDSLIGTLLHIKGKTKDGLKCRQELVDMGIRQVLHPISKGPRTYLPPACYTMSTAEKRSFCQCLRTMKVPQGYSSNIKSLVSVTELKLVGLKSHDCHVLMQQLLPVAIRGTLPEKVRVAITRLCFIFNAICAKVIYPKQLDDLENEVVVVLCQIEMYFLPSFFDIMVHLVVHLVREIWCCGPVFLRWMYPVERYMKVLKGYTNNQYRPEASIVERYVAKECIEFASQYVESLKPVGLPSSRHDQPKVGKGTRGYNVVTMTRHDVSQAHLYILNNTTEVLPYVEAHKKHVRETHPKMNLMRVLQEHNKTFINWFRQTIFADNSVSRRLTLLAIGPNLNVPTWKGYDINNYSFYTKSQDKSSVQNSGVSVDADSDHFCSTSENNPIRASMCYYGVIQEIWEVDYTAFRVPVFKCQWVNGTTGVHQDPLGFTLVDLSKVAYMEEPFIMAKQARQVFYVDDPCNSSLFVVLQGRPTGINYHNDDSSLDIGEMGGFSKNLPPMNEPDEVDDGDANRVDHDEGLWENIPTGIV; translated from the coding sequence ATGCACCATTCAAGTGGTCAGCATTGTGCTCCAACTAACTACAATTGCTGCTTTGTTTTCTACTGCAGTGTTTTGTATGAAAGGTGCAATGTTGCTGTGTTTTCTGCTGCAACGTGTatcatggatcgaagttggatgaacgcATCACGTATCAGTGAACAGTACGAGGATGGTGTTGAAGAGTTTTTGCAGTTTGCTCAAAGTAAAGGGCAACCTATGTggggaaaatatttttgtccatgTGTCAAGTGTGGAAATGGGAGGCGTCAAACAGTTGATGACATAAGGACTCATCCTATTTGTGAGGGAATAATTCGTAGCTACacaaaatggatatggcatggggaaTCCCCCGATACAGCTGACATGTCACAGGCTGGGGAGCGTAATGTAGAAATTGGAAATCCTATAGAAGAAATGATTCGCGATCTTGGGCAAGAGGGGTTTCAACAGGCACATACAGCCTTGTATGACACCATAGAAATTGATtcgaagaagcctttgtatgttGGCTGCACATCTTTCACCAAGTTGTCTGCTGTGTTAGCTCTGGTTAACTTGAAGGCAcgatttgggtggagtgacaagagTTTCAGTGAGCTGCTGATGTTGCTGAAAAACATTCTTCCTGCAGATAACATTTTGCCAAAGAATCACTACGAAGCAAAGAAGATTTTATGTCCAGTTAAGATGCAGTACGAAAAAATCCATGCCTGCTGTAACGACTACATTTTGTACAGAGATGAATTTGTTGAACTTGATTGCTGCCCTGTGTGCGGGGTATCAAGGTACAAATTGAAGAACGAGGATTCTAGTGTACATCTAAATGCCGGCAACCCGCATCCAGCAAAGGTGTATTGGTATCTCCCAATAATAGCAAGGCTGAAGCGGTTGTTTGCTAATGGCGAAGATGCAAAAAACCTGACATGGCATGCAAATAGCAGAAAATCAGATGGATTGCTACGACATCCTGTAAATAGTCCACAATGGAAGGCAATTGATTGTCTATATCCTGACTTTGGGGCCGAGCCTAGAAATTTAAGGCTTGGGCTTGCAACGAACGGAATGAACCCATATGGAAACTTAAGAACTAACCATAGCTCGTGGCCCATTTTACTGTTCATTTATAATCTCCCTCCGTGGTTGTGTATGAAGCAAAAGTATGTAATGCTGAGTATGATGATATCTGGTCCAAGACAGTCAGGTAAAGATATTGACGTATATCTAAGACCCTTAATTGACGGTTTGTGGAAATTGTGGGAAGAAGGGGTTCATGTATGGGACACAAATCTGCAGCAGTCTTTTTTGTTGCATGCCATGGTTTTTTGTACCATAAATGACTTTCCAGCCTATGGGAACTTAAGTGGATATAGTGTCAAAGGACATCACGCATGTCCTATATGTGAGCAGAATACTAGTTTCCGCCAACTtaaacatggaaagaagactGTATATACCAGGCACCGTAGATTTCTCAAACCTTATCATCCGTATCGACGATTGAAGAAGGCATTTGATGGAAGTCAGGAACATGAAATAGCGCCAAATCCATTAAGTGGGGATGAAGTTTATGACCAGGTGAAGGATGttgtaaatatgtttggcaagtTCCAGAAAAAACCATCATCTAATGCATACGTGTGGAAAAAAAAgtctattttctttgatcttccatactggtcTGATCATCATGTCAGACATTGTATAGACgtcatgcatgtggagaaaaatgtttgtgattctTTAATTGGGACCCTCCTACACattaaaggcaagacaaaggatggtttgaagTGTCGGCAAGAGTTGGTTGACATGGGTATACGTCAGGTGTTGCATCCTATCTCAAAAGGTCCACGTACATATCTCCCCCCAGCATGTTACACAATGTCAACTGCGgagaagagaagtttttgtcaATGTCTGCGTACTatgaaagtcccacaaggatactcttcaaacatCAAGAGCCTTGTGTCTGTGACTGAGCTTAAGTTGGTTGGCTTGAAATCAcatgattgtcatgtgttaATGCAACAACTTTTGCCTGTGGCAATTCGCGGGACGTTGCCTGAAAAGGTCCGTGTTGCAATTACTCGCCTCTGTTTCATATTTAATGCTATATGTGCAAAGGTCATTTACCCTAAACAGTTAGATGATTTggaaaatgaggttgttgtggtCCTTTGTCAAATAGAGATGTATTTCcttccttcattttttgacataatggtACACTTAGTTGTTCATCTGGTAAGGGAAATATGGTGTTGTGGTCCTGTGTTTTTAAGATGGATGTATCCAGTTGAGCGGTACATGAAGGTCTTAAAAGGTTATACCAATAATCAATATCGACCAGAGGCGTCAATTGTGGAAAGATACGTTGCTAAAGAATGTATTGAGTTTGCCTCACAGTACGTTGAGTCATTGAAACCAGTTGGGCTTCCTTCATCTCGTCATGACCAGCCAAAAGTAGGGAAGGGCACACGTGGATACAATGTTGTGacaatgactagacatgacgtgtcacaagctcatttgtatatattaaacaaCACAACAGAGGTGTTACCGTACGTAGAGGCTcacaaaaaacatgttagagAAACTCACCCCAAAATGAACTTGATGAGGGTGTTGCAAGAGCACAATAAAACTTTCATAAATTGGTTTAGACAAACAATATTTGCTGATAATAGTGTTTCCAGAAGACTAACATTGTTAGCCATTGGCCCAAATCTAAATGTCCCTACTTGGAAGGGATATGACATTAACAATTACTCCTTCTACACAAAGTCGCAAGATAAAAGTTCTGTACAAAACAGTGGGGTCAGTGTTGATGCTGATTCAGATCACTTCTGCAGTACATCGGAAAACAACCCCATTCGAGCATCTATGTGTTACTATGGCGTCATTCAAGAAATTTGGGAGGTTGATTACACTGCATTTAGAGTGCCTGTTTTTAAGTGTCAGTGGGTCAACGGGACAACGGGTGTGCATCAAGATCCATTGGGATTTACTTTGGTTGACCTTAGTAAGGTGGCATATATGGAGGAACCTTTCATTATGGCAAAACAAGCCAGACAAGTTTTCTATGTCGACGATCCATGTAATTCAAGTTTGTTTGTGGTTCTCCAAGGAAGACCAACTGGAATCAATTACCATAATGATGATTCAAGCCTTGACATCGGTGAAATGggtggtttttcaaaaaacctacCTCCAATGAATGAACCTGATGAAGTCGATGATGGAGATGCAAATCGTGTAGACCATGATGAAGGTTTATGGGAGAACATTCCTACAGGAATTGTTTGA
- the LOC114401956 gene encoding BTB/POZ domain-containing protein At5g47800-like, with product MCRSNGPTPTLGPVIPEDVSDLNIDLFRCILMAIRSTYVLPPQLIGEALHVYACKWLPSITKLKSSFNSATQAEQSKAVSRKILETIVSMIPADRGSVSAGFLLRLLSISSPLGVSPVTKTELVKRASIQFEEATASDLLYPSTSPLDQNFYDTELVLAVLESYLKFWKRISPAVVDNRHLIKSIRSVGKLIDSYLQVVARDDNMPVSKFVSLAETVPAIGRLGHDDLYQAINIYLKVHPDLIKADKKRLCGILECQKLTPEVRAHAVKNEFLPLRTVVQLLYFEQEKDSKETTSSKLQKSHDLLLGAKKRTATRDSHGKRSLVNKEEFKREEVTRRISHAESREKSQHKTKRSDGKLALDLEKKMVIRGDNEDIGSEKLRGAKEERMSSSKSNLDAKKNIQRARKNVKGEDRDNSDYTLETLRAIFISLYMNLVASILIISFLHVS from the exons ATGTGTAGGTCAAATGGTCCTACACCTACACTAGGCCCGGTTATACCAGAGGATGTGTCCGATCTTAACATAGATCTTTTCAGGTGCATATTAATGGCTATTAGATCAACTTATGTGCTCCCACCACAGCTTATTGGCGAAGCTCTGCATGTCTATGCCTGTAAGTGGCTACCCAGCATCACAAAGCTTAAAAGTTCATTCAATTCAGCAACACAAGCAGAACAATCTAAAGCTGTGAGCCGAAAAATTCTGGAGACAATTGTCAGCATGATTCCTGCTGATAGAGGGTCGGTTTCAGCTGGCTTCTTGTTAAGGCTTCTCAGCATTTCAAGCCCTCTTGGTGTCTCCCCAGTGACCAAAACAGAACTAGTAAAGAGAGCCAGCATACAGTTTGAGGAGGCAACAGCGAGTGACCTGCTTTATCCTTCAACATCCCCTTTGGACCAAAACTTTTATGACACGGAATTAGTCCTAGCAGTGTTGGAAAGTTACTTAAAGTTTTGGAAAAGAATCTCCCCTGCTGTTGTGGATAACAGACACTTGATAAAATCAATCAGAAGTGTTGGTAAGCTCATTGATTCCTATCTTCAAGTGGTGGCAAGGGATGATAATATGCCAGTGTCAAAATTTGTCTCCCTGGCTGAAACTGTGCCAGCTATTGGCCGATTAGGGCATGATGATCTCTACCAGGctataaacatctatcttaag GTGCATCCTGACCTAATCAAAGCAGACAAAAAGCGCTTGTGTGGGATTCTGGAGTGCCAAAAGCTGACCCCAGAAGTGCGTGCACATGCAGTCAAAAATGAATTTCTGCCACTGCGAACTGTGGTGCAGCTCCTCTACTTTGAACAAGAAAAAGATTCTAAGGAAACCACTAGTTCCAAGCTGCAAAAGTCTCATGATCTACTTCTAGGAGCAAAGAAGAGAACAGCCACTAGAGATAGCCATGGCAAGCGATCTTTAGTAAacaaagaagaattcaagagagAAGAAGTCACAAGAAGAATCTCCCATGCTGAAAGTAGAGAAAAGAGTCAAcacaaaactaaaagatcaGATGGTAAGTTGGCATTGGACTTGGAAAAAAAGATGGTTATAAGAGGAGACAATGAAGATATAGGATCAGAAAAGTTAAGGGGAGCCAAGGAAGAAAGAATGTCAAGCAGCAAGTCAAACTTGGATGCTAAGAAAAACATACAAAGGGCAAGAAAGAATGTGAAAGGAGAAGATAGAGATAATAGTGATTATACCCTTGAAACACTCAGAGCAATCTTCATTTCCCTATATATGAACTTAGTAGCCTCTATTCTTATCATTTCTTTTTTACATGTGTCATAA
- the LOC114401958 gene encoding rac-like GTP-binding protein ARAC7: MPVNCDFSKFPKALACQLTQFQQGMPELRRFAPNVPIVLVGTKLDRGYVADHMGSNVITSAEGEEMRKQIGAAAYIECSSKNQQNVKAVFDTAIKVVLEPPRRKQMAWKKSHRRSGCSFV; encoded by the exons ATGCCTGTGAACTGCGATTTCTCCAAATTTCCCAAAGCTCTTGCCTGCCAATTAACCCAATTCCAACAA GGGATGCCGGAATTGCGTAGATTTGCACCTAATGTTCCAATTGTTCTTGTTGGTACGAAGTTAG ACCGGGGTTATGTAGCTGATCACATGGGATCTAATGTCATAACATCTGCTGAG GGGGAAGAAATGAGGAAACAAATTGGTGCAGCTGCTTACATTGAGTGCAGTTCAAAGAATCAACAG AATGTCAAAGCAGTGTTTGACACTGCAATTAAGGTTGTTCTGGAACCTCCAAGGAGGAAACAAATGGCATGGAAGAAAAGTCATAGAAGGTCTGGTTGCTCATTTGTGTAA